TTTTGCGCGATACTGTGCCCCAGACCTCGGCGCCTTTGGAGGCGGAATCGAGAATGGCCTGAGTGGATCCGAAGTTATTTATTTTGCCCTGCTGGTAATTTATATTGTCTAAAATTTTCTGGTTTCTCTGCTGCACGAGTGTGAGCTCGTTTATGCTTTTATCGAGCCTGTTTATTTCCTTGTTGTTGGTAAGGGCTGTTTTTGTAAAAAAGAATGTAAGGAAGAAAATTAGAGGCAGAATAAGAAGGCTGTACCATGCGAACTGGAACATCTTCTGGTCTTCCTTAACGTACTGCGGCAGAAGGTTAATGCCCTTATACTTATTTTCAAGTTCACAAAAGTATTCGTAGGCTACGGCAATTGGGACGCTGAAGCTGGAGACTTTTTCCTTCAGGTCGTCATCGAGCGCGGTGAGGTCGAGGTCGGTAAAATCGATTTTGCTTACGTTCGCCTCCGGGAAAGTGCCGTAGAAAGAGAGCACCAGGTTTTCGCTTTCATCCTCGCCGCAGATAACAACGTTATCTATGCGCGGGATGCCGCCGTTTTCCATTTCAAGGAGTATTTTTGAAAAGTAGACGTCGTATGTATGGAGGTTAACGGTACCGATATCGAGCGTGGCGCCGATGTGTTTAAGCTCCTTACCCTGCAGGAAGATGAGCTTGCTGTATTCCTTGCCTATATAGACTACGAGGGAGTAGTCGTCGGGGAAGAACTTTTTCTTGTGTGCCACGTAGTAGGCCAGTGACAAATCGGCACTTTTTACCGATGGTATCCGGTAAAATTTTCTGCTATTTGCGCGGGCCAGGGCGTTGATGTTGGCGATGCAGTGGATTTCGCCGTCGGCAAAGACCGAGAGGTACTGTCCGCCTGCAAGTTCCTTATAGCCGAGGCTGTTTTTATCGACCGTTATATTCTTTGATTTCTGGATCTCCTCAATCATTGCCTGAATGAGTTTGGAGGAGTTTTTATCCTTAGATTCCTTAGAGCCTTCAAAGACGTGGTAGTGGACCGCGGGTTCAGTAATTGCGGGAATAAAATCGCAGTTATTGAGATTTAAGCCTGCAAGAGCGGAATTAAGCATTCCCTCGCCTGTGCTGACGGGTGCCGCCGCAGGTTCGGCGCTAAGGTCGCCGAGCGAGATATCGCCCGACATTCCGTCGAGGCTGATGGCCGAAAAAGCTTCAACGCTGGCCTGACGTGCATTAACGAGGTCGAAATCGGCCGCCCTCAGGAGCCTGTAGTGCTTTTTATCTTTGGCTACGACGGCAAGTTTTGTATCGTTACCTTCGCAGTATATACATACTAAAGTTTTCATAATTACACCGCCGCAAGAATTTGCTGCATCCTCTGTTTATTATTAGCGTAAGCCATAGCGTTCTCGAGAGAGATCCTTCTGGCTAAGTAAAGACTCTTCAAATCCTGTTCCATAGTTAACATACCCTGCTGCCCGCCCTGATTGATCATCATATAAATTTCGCTGGTGTTGTTGTTTTTAATTGCGGCGCGGACGCTTGCGTTAACGACGAGGACCTCCTTTGCCAGGACGCGTTTGCCGTCGAGGCTGGGGACAAGCTTCTGGGAGACGATAGAGACGAGCACGTCTGCCAGGCGGTTACGCACGCGTTCCTGTTCCGAGGGGTTCACCTCGGCGATAATTCTGTCTATGGATTCAACGGCGCTTGAAGTGTGGAGTGTTGAGAACACCTTGTGACCCGTATCTGTAACCTCGAGGGCGGCCATAATGGTATCGGGGTCGCGCATTTCGCCGATAACTATGATATCGGGATCCTGCCTTAAGGCCTGGATAACGCCTTCTTTGAAAGTCGGAACGTCGCGCCCAACTTCGCGGTGGCGGATGATGCAGGCTTTTGATTTATGAACAAATTCTATAGGAGCCGCAATAATAACCACGTGGGCGGGGTCGGACTGGTTATGCCAGTCGACAATGGCGTCCAAAGTGGTGGATTTACCAGAACCCGTAATGCCAGTAATAAGTGTAAGTCCCTGTTTCACGTAAGCGTGGCTCATGACCTTAAGGACTCCCTGGTGGAAGCCAATGGACTGGATGGGGCGCAGATTGCTAGAAATAGCGCGCATATTGAGGGCCAGGCAGTCGAGGTCGTAATAAGCATCGGCTCTGAAGCGTACGTTATCGTTTTTCTTCTCGTGGAAGAAAGTATAGGAAAAGTCGAGGTTTCCGGATGACGTGAGTTTAATTCTCTGGTTATCGTTAAGGAGGCTGAGGATCAGGACTGCAGCCTCATCGGCAGAAAAGGAAGGAAGGTTTTTAGCGGGTTCTTTTTTGCCGAATATTCTGAACCAAACGAAGCCCGCCGTGCCGTGTCCGCCGAGTTCGATATCGGAGGCATTTTTTTCAATCATCTCGGTTAAGAGGTGATTTACCATGCAGAGGAGCGTACGTTTATCGTCGTTTTTTAGGAGCGTAAGGTTTTCGCTGATCCAGAGCACGCGGTCGGGGCCGAAGTAGGTGTTCGGGATTTTGGCCGCGAATTCAGAGAGTATTTTTTTTGTTGTGTTTAGCATTTATTATATTGATATAATTTCAAAATTGTGCATGAATGGTGCCAGGAAATGGTTCCTGGCCCCGCACCGGAAATGGCGCGGCTGGCCGCGGCGCCGGGATATTGGGGGACCATGTCGTTGTTACAGACAAGTCGCTCCTCCGGAGCTCAAAATCAATTTTTGATTATGTCCACGAGCTAAAGCTCGTGGCTATTCAATCTGAGAAAAGCCCTCCGAGGAGGGTTTCAAATAGCCTAATCTTCGGTGGTGGAGGACATGACCTCTTCTATGGAGGTCAGGCCCTGGATTACCTTTTCGAAGCCGGCCTCTCTTAAGCTTAATGTGCCGTCTTTTTTGGCCTGGATTCTTATTTTTTCTTCGTCTACTTCTTCGCCGGCCTGGACTATGAGGCGGCGGATCTCTTTTGTAAAGTATAAGGCTTCGTGTATTGCAAGACGTCCTTTGTAACCCGAGCCGCCGCATTTGGGACAGCCCTGGGGTTCATATATTTCGTAATTCTTCCACTCTTCAATGTTGAGTCCCGCTGTATGCATGAGGGCCTCGTCAAATTCGGTTACGCGTTTTTTGCAGTCGGGGCACAGGCGGCGTATAAGCCGCTGCGCCACAATAATATTAATTGCATATGCAATTAAGAAGGGCTCTATGCCCATTTTGTAAAGTCTGGAGACCGCGCTTGGAGCGTCGTTTGTGTGCAGCGTGGAAAATGTTAAGTGGCCGGTGTTTGCAAGTTTAATTGCAACTTCGGCTGTTTCCTTATCGCGCATTTCGCCTACAAGAACTATATCGGGATCGTGACGCAGTATGGCTCTTATTGCCTGCTCGAAGTTCATGCGGTGGCCGATCTTAAGCTGGCGCGCGCCTTCAATAACGTATTCAACAGGGTCTTCAACCGTAAGCACGTTTACGGTGGGATCGATTACCTGATATAGAGCCGCAACGAGCGTTGTACTTTTACCGCTTCCCGTAGGTCCCGTAAGAATAACCATGCCCTGCGGCTTATTGATTGCCTTAACGAACGCGTCGTTGGCATAACCCGTAAGTCCAAGTTTACCAAGATCCTTAATAACCTTTCTGTCGTCAAGGATTCGTATTACGACAGATTCAAACTTATTTTTTAGTTCCGTTCCGACCATTGGGAGTACGGAGACGCGGAAGCGGATTGTGTGGCCGTCAATCTCGCGCTGAATAAATCCGTCCTGCGCGCGTTCGCGTTCAAATCGGTCCAGGCCCTTAGCGCGGTCCTTGACGACTGCAATAACGGCTTCAGGCCATGTATTTTCCTGCTGGAACCAGAGCTTAAGGTCGCCGTCGACACGGAAGAGGACTTCAGTTTTGTTCCCCGCTTTGGGCACGAAGTGGATATCGCTTGCTCCACGGTGGACTCCTTCAATGAGCGCACCTTCAACAAGGTTTATGAGTGCGCTTTTATTTATCTCTGCTTCAAGCGCGTCTTCATCGAGCGATTCCTCCTGGACCTCTACGTTAATTTCCTCGGGGGCTTCTTCCATAGCCTTGAGGTATTCGTTTTCAGGAGGAACAAGGATCTGTATTAACTTCTGGTATTCTTTTTTTCTTATATAGCTTACTTCGTATTTCTTTGCGTTAAGCGCGTAAGCTATTTTAGTAATGCTCCTGTCCGTAGGGTCTATTGCGGCCAGGATCATTTTATCGCGAATTTTCTCATCGTAGTGGAAAGGGATGACGGAGTGTTCGAGCATCTGTCTTTTCAGCTCTTCGGGAACGCTGTTGATCATCCGTTTCATATCGTCTATGCGGGTTTCGGGAATCTCCTCGACCTTAACGTTGAGTTCACGGAACGCATAGAGAATAGCGACCTGGCGGAATATGGTATCGTGGTCCATATTAAAATCCTGCACGAGGATCTGCGCGAGGTTGCGTTTAACTTTTCCATCGTCACTCTGCTTAACACGGAGGGCCTTTTCCAGTATGTCGACATTAATGATACCCTTCTTGAGGAGGAGGTATCCAATCTTGTCGGTCATTTCGAGGCTGGACTCCATCATAGAATAAAGCTTCCCATATAGTTAGTTATAAAGCCGGTCATGGGGTTAGTCGGTGAAATAGTTGCCGTTTCAGCCGAGACGAGAGTAAGCAGAATCATAACAATCATAATGAACATGGCGATAAATACCTGCACGAGCTCTATAAAATTCTTGAGTTTATAAGTAGTTTCACTTTCGTAATAGTTAGCGAGCTGGAGCGCTGTATTTTTAATAGTGCCAGTTTCCTCGCCCGAATGGAAGCGTGAAAGAGCGGTTTCAGTAAATACACCGCTGGCCTCAAAAGCGTCAGTAATGCCGACGCCTTTTTTAATCATAAGGGGTATGGAAATATTCTTAATCATACTTTCGAAATATCTGTTTCCCGTAGCCTCGGCGGCGATGCGTATAGGTTCTATGCTTTCGGCGCTGCCGGAGTACATTGTATAGAACACGCGGCAGAATACTTCCACCATTGTTTTATGGATTAGTGAGCCGAGTATGGGTATTCTAAGAAGAAGCCTGTGCGCAACGAGGCGTCCTTTTTCGGTAGCCGCAAGCTGCATTAAAATAAGGGGCGGAACAATAACGGCGGCAGATACGAGGAGCTTATTATTCATTAAGAAATCGCTCAGCTGCATAGTGAATGCCGTCATTGGGGGAAGCTTCATCTTAAACTTCACAAAAAGTTTTGCTGTTTCGGGGAAGATGTATCCCACATAAAAAAGCACCGCAAGCATAAGTACGAACACCGTAACGATAGGTGTAATGAGCGCGCTTTTAAGGTTCTTCTTAAACTCCATGCGGCGCTCGAGGAACTTAGCCGTAGCGCGGTATATTTCCGTCATATTGCCGCTTTTGGAAGCGAGGCCGAGCATATAGGCGGTAAACTTTCCGAATACGCCCTGGTAGCGCTGGAAAGTAATTTCGCTATCGGCGCCTTTTTTAAGTTCGTTATTAATTTCCTTTAAGCTTTCGCGGAGGCTTTTATTTTCAATATCGTTTATGAGGAGGTTAAGCACCTCGTTAAAGGGGAGCTTCTGTTCCAGGAGCTCAGCGCTGATTTTAACGAAAGATACGATTGCAGGCTGAGGGGGTTTCATATTAACGTCGAGCAGCTTGCGGTTAATAGATATAACCTGGTAGCCGAGCTTGGAGAGGGCCGCGGCCACTTCCTCTTTAGCAAAAGCCTTCTGTTCGCCGCGCACGATCTTATCGGCGCCTTTGCGGGCCTTATACAAGAAAGTGGACTTGCGTTCGATGGACTTAATCTTCAGGTGGTTCTTAGCCGCCAGGCCCTGAATCTTAGACTTTCCTTCCTTGAAGGTAAGAGCCGAGAGGCTGCCGCTGAGGGTTTGTCCGTTTGTTTTTATTGCGCTGAATCTGAGTTCTATCATATGCCGGTTTATTAAATTTGCCTGAAGGGGCTTTACGTGAAAGCTTCAGGATCTATGATTAATTATCGCCTGAAATTTGAAAGTATTTAAATAAAAAACTGCCTTAAAACCGTAATTTTAAGGCAGTCTTAAAAAAACATCAGATAAAAACTGATAAAGACTAGTTCAGAACGTGAGTTGTGATAGTAGTAGGAGTAACGACTGTGTAAGCCTTAACAGGGTTAGTATCGTCATTGCCTTTATCCTTGCCGCATCCGGTAAGATAGATAGTCTGTGAAGCAGCACTGATACCTGTTGTTGAGCCGGCGACATAAGCTGCGCCTGAAGGAACGCCTGTAGCTACAGAGAAGCTGCCTACTGAAGAGCCGGTATCTGTTGCAGCGAGTGTAAATCCGTTAAAGTCGTTCTGACCGCCGCCTAAAGAAGTCGGCTTCTTATAATACTGCTGAGCCTTGGAAGCGAGGTTAGTGAGGTTAGAGACAACCTGGTCGCGTCCGGCGTCTTTAGAGCTTGAATTAAAGAGGTTGATACCTACTACAACAGCGATACCTACGATGATAACGCCAAGAACGATAAGAAGCAATTGTTGCTGACCCATTTTATAACTCCTATTTTTAAGTAATGTAGTTTAATAATTATTTTAAGATCGCCTTTGTACCTGAATCTTCACTTATCGTGCCAAAGAATTTTGCCGCAAAACAAAGAGTATAAGCATAAGCATCAGCAGGATTAGAAAGGCTATCCGGTAAATATTACATGTAAAAGTGTAACAATTACCTCTGTCTGCGGCCTATTATCGGAAGAACGGGAAGAACATTTCAATTAAATTTTTATAAAGATAAAATTAATTTTAGTCGGACAAAATCAGTTAAGTGTCTCGACGTGAAAGTCGCCAGGGCGGACAGTAGTCCTGACCTTAACGGAGTCGGTTCCTGTAACGATTTCATTACCTGTGCCGAGGATAATAATCTGCTGGGAAGTAACGTTTGCAGAATAGCGTCCGTTCTCAGTAATGGCGAGTTCAGGCGGAATTTGCCATCCAATAAAGGTTTTTCCGCCTCCGCCTGTAGCGGTAGGGCGGACGTAGTAACGCTGAGCCATACTGGAGAGGTTAAGAGATTCGTTAACGACGTTATTGCGTTTAGCGTCGAGGAAGCTGCTATGAAACAGAGTAATGCCGGCGATAACGGCGAGGCCGATGATGATAACCGCTAGCATGATAAGTAAGAGTTGCTGCTGACCCAAGAGACCCCCGAAATTTTTTCTAAAGGGGAACAAATGTCGGGCCAAGGCCCGCGGGGGAATTAGGAATTATGAATTTTGAGTTTTGAATTTTGAATTAAAGAAGGGCAATGAATAGCCACGGTCTTTTAAGCCGTGGATTGGGGAGATTCTCTCTCCCGTTTGGGCTTTAGCCCCAGATTTTTGTCCGGGAATCCGGGGCTAAAGCCCAAATGGGGAGATTTCGTGTCCACGAGCTAAAGCTCGTGGCTAGTCAGGTTGAGAAAGGCCCGCTAAAGCGGGTCTCAATAAAATCAATAAAATGGAATTATTTGACGGTTGTTTGGCGGCCGATGCTGTAGTATGTAAAGCCCAGGGATGCAAGGCGCTCGGGGGAATAAATATTACGGCCGTCGAAAATTATGGGATTATTCAATTTATTTTTTATTTCGGTGAAATCGGGGCTGCGGAATTCGGACCATTCGGTTAAGACGAGCAATGCATCGGCATTATCAAGTACGTCCTCTTTTGTTTCGCCGTATCTTATTGCCCCATCGAAATAATGGGCTGCGACTTCCATTGCGGCGGGATCGTAAGCCGATACGCGGGCGCCGGCTTTAAGGAGCTCTCTGATGATATATATCGATGGCGCTTCGCGCATGTCGTCGGTATTGGGTTTAAATGCTAGACCCCACACGGCAAAGTTCTTATCCTTAACATCGCCATTAAAATGCAGCATAATTTTCTTTACGAGGACAAATTTCTGATCCTTATTGACCTTATCGACCACCTGGAGGATGTTCATGGGGCTTTCGTTTTCGCAGGCGGTTTTAATTAGGGCGTTAACGTCCTTGGGGAAGCAGCTTCCGCCGTAGCCTATGCCCGCGAAGAGGAATCTCTTCCCTATCCTGCTGTCGGTTCCCATGCCGTGGCGGACCATATCTATATTAGCCCCGACCTTTTCGCAGAAGTTGGCCAGTTCGTTCATATATGTTATGCGCATTGCGAGGTACGAGTTGGATGCGTATTTGGTAACCTCGGCGCTGGCGGTATCCATTTCGAGTATAGGGTTGCCCTGGTTGACGAACGGCTCATAGAGCTCGCGTATCATTTCGATTGCCTTGCGGCTTTCGGAGCCG
The window above is part of the Ignavibacteria bacterium genome. Proteins encoded here:
- a CDS encoding PilT/PilU family type 4a pilus ATPase — encoded protein: MLNTTKKILSEFAAKIPNTYFGPDRVLWISENLTLLKNDDKRTLLCMVNHLLTEMIEKNASDIELGGHGTAGFVWFRIFGKKEPAKNLPSFSADEAAVLILSLLNDNQRIKLTSSGNLDFSYTFFHEKKNDNVRFRADAYYDLDCLALNMRAISSNLRPIQSIGFHQGVLKVMSHAYVKQGLTLITGITGSGKSTTLDAIVDWHNQSDPAHVVIIAAPIEFVHKSKACIIRHREVGRDVPTFKEGVIQALRQDPDIIVIGEMRDPDTIMAALEVTDTGHKVFSTLHTSSAVESIDRIIAEVNPSEQERVRNRLADVLVSIVSQKLVPSLDGKRVLAKEVLVVNASVRAAIKNNNTSEIYMMINQGGQQGMLTMEQDLKSLYLARRISLENAMAYANNKQRMQQILAAV
- a CDS encoding type II/IV secretion system protein, producing MMESSLEMTDKIGYLLLKKGIINVDILEKALRVKQSDDGKVKRNLAQILVQDFNMDHDTIFRQVAILYAFRELNVKVEEIPETRIDDMKRMINSVPEELKRQMLEHSVIPFHYDEKIRDKMILAAIDPTDRSITKIAYALNAKKYEVSYIRKKEYQKLIQILVPPENEYLKAMEEAPEEINVEVQEESLDEDALEAEINKSALINLVEGALIEGVHRGASDIHFVPKAGNKTEVLFRVDGDLKLWFQQENTWPEAVIAVVKDRAKGLDRFERERAQDGFIQREIDGHTIRFRVSVLPMVGTELKNKFESVVIRILDDRKVIKDLGKLGLTGYANDAFVKAINKPQGMVILTGPTGSGKSTTLVAALYQVIDPTVNVLTVEDPVEYVIEGARQLKIGHRMNFEQAIRAILRHDPDIVLVGEMRDKETAEVAIKLANTGHLTFSTLHTNDAPSAVSRLYKMGIEPFLIAYAINIIVAQRLIRRLCPDCKKRVTEFDEALMHTAGLNIEEWKNYEIYEPQGCPKCGGSGYKGRLAIHEALYFTKEIRRLIVQAGEEVDEEKIRIQAKKDGTLSLREAGFEKVIQGLTSIEEVMSSTTED
- a CDS encoding type II secretion system F family protein → MIELRFSAIKTNGQTLSGSLSALTFKEGKSKIQGLAAKNHLKIKSIERKSTFLYKARKGADKIVRGEQKAFAKEEVAAALSKLGYQVISINRKLLDVNMKPPQPAIVSFVKISAELLEQKLPFNEVLNLLINDIENKSLRESLKEINNELKKGADSEITFQRYQGVFGKFTAYMLGLASKSGNMTEIYRATAKFLERRMEFKKNLKSALITPIVTVFVLMLAVLFYVGYIFPETAKLFVKFKMKLPPMTAFTMQLSDFLMNNKLLVSAAVIVPPLILMQLAATEKGRLVAHRLLLRIPILGSLIHKTMVEVFCRVFYTMYSGSAESIEPIRIAAEATGNRYFESMIKNISIPLMIKKGVGITDAFEASGVFTETALSRFHSGEETGTIKNTALQLANYYESETTYKLKNFIELVQVFIAMFIMIVMILLTLVSAETATISPTNPMTGFITNYMGSFIL
- a CDS encoding UDP-glucose/GDP-mannose dehydrogenase family protein; the encoded protein is MNLSVIGTGYVGLVSGTCFADRGNRVICVDNNPEKLRKLQNSQIPIYEPGLELLFHRNIQQKRLIFTGSLEYGVLNSDIIFLCLPTPQDEDGSADLSYVMGCAKNIGQILTRNNCTDYKIIVNKSTVPVGTAFKVRDILKAEGVENFDVVSNPEFLREGFALEDFRKPDRIVIGSESRKAIEMIRELYEPFVNQGNPILEMDTASAEVTKYASNSYLAMRITYMNELANFCEKVGANIDMVRHGMGTDSRIGKRFLFAGIGYGGSCFPKDVNALIKTACENESPMNILQVVDKVNKDQKFVLVKKIMLHFNGDVKDKNFAVWGLAFKPNTDDMREAPSIYIIRELLKAGARVSAYDPAAMEVAAHYFDGAIRYGETKEDVLDNADALLVLTEWSEFRSPDFTEIKNKLNNPIIFDGRNIYSPERLASLGFTYYSIGRQTTVK